In Musa acuminata AAA Group cultivar baxijiao chromosome BXJ2-8, Cavendish_Baxijiao_AAA, whole genome shotgun sequence, one genomic interval encodes:
- the LOC103993788 gene encoding cellulose synthase-like protein G3 isoform X2, producing MATHTAFHSAQVSRLVPFNRAHALLYSVAVLAALHRRLAALLAPATLLSISVSLPLLLADLVLAFMWLTYQALRWCPVRRRDFPDRLALSVDPKDFPAIDVFICTADPHREPPMSVASTALSVMAFDYPTDRISIYVSDDGGSEITLFAFMEASRFARYWLPFCKENGIVVRSPEAYFRSSNGGDSEKMKMMYQTMKEKVETALERGYVGNDLVSSQEEAEVFKRWKGLPSHDHPSMIQVLLDTSKDTDIMGNALPNVIYVSREKRPTSAHHFKAGALNVLTRVSSTMSNGPMILTLDCDTYSNDPRSPLRALCYFLDPALSPDLAFVQFPQIFQGLNKNDIYACEVKRLYTINPRGKDGLGGPNYVGTACYFSRRSLQGTPSSTSLAPGANDPLSSESVLRKAHEVASCTYEPGTKWGSSIGFRYGSLSEDYHTGYHLQCEGWKSVFCYPARPAFLGDVPKNLNDVLSQRKRWCVGLFEVAFSKCCPLTFGTVKASLLVGLCYAHEAFWGSWCIPITIYGFLPQLALIYGIPLFPKVSDPWFYLYAYLFFTTYGQDLLEFLAADGTMGRWWSDQRMWMIIGLTSYLFGTVQFVLKKFGISAQGFNVTSKVMEDEQSKRYEKGTFDFGVESPFFVVLGAVAIVNLSSLVLGIARAATMEGGFDELFVQLFLSAFVTANCWPIYEAMFLRSDEGKLPRNVTVISLVLAGFLHCIGYLIFHN from the exons ATGGCGACGCACACCGCATTCCACAGTGCACAAGTGAGCCGCCTCGTCCCCTTCAACCGTGCCCACGCGCTCCTCTACTCCGTCGCCGTCCTCGCCGCCCTCCACCGCCGCCTCGCGGCCCTCCTTGCCCCCGCGACCCTCCTCTCCATCTCCGtctccctccccctcctcctcgccGACCTCGTCCTCGCCTTCATGTGGCTCACCTACCAGGCCCTCCGGTGGTGCCCGGTGCGCCGCCGGGATTTCCCCGACCGACTCGCGCTGTCGGTCGACCCCAAGGACTTCCCCGCGATCGACGTGTTCATCTGCACCGCCGATCCCCACAGGGAGCCGCCGATGAGCGTCGCCAGCACCGCGCTGTCGGTGATGGCCTTCGACTACCCAACCGACCGGATCTCGATCTATGTGTCGGACGATGGCGGCTCGGAGATCACGCTCTTCGCCTTCATGGAAGCCTCGAGGTTCGCCAGGTACTGGTTGCCCTTCTGCAAGGAGAATGGGATCGTCGTGAGGTCGCCGGAGGCTTACTTCAGATCCAGCAATGGCGGAGACTCAGAGAAGATGAAG ATGATGTACCAAACTATGAAGGAGAAAGTGGAGACTGCTCTGGAGAGAGGTTATGTGGGCAATGATCTGGTCTCCTCCCAAGAAGAAGCTGAAGTATTCAAGAGATGGAAAGGGCTTCCCAGCCATGACCACCCATCCATGATCCAG GTTTTACTCGACACCAGCAAGGATACAGATATTATGGGCAATGCATTGCCAAACGTTATCTATGTCTCCAGGGAGAAACGTCCAACATCCGCTCATCACTTCAAGGCTGGAGCCCTCAATGTTTTG ACACGTGTATCGAGCACCATGAGCAATGGCCCGATGATCCTCACATTGGACTGTGACACATACTCTAATGACCCTCGGTCTCCTCTCCGTGCACTCTGCTACTTTCTTGACCCTGCCTTGTCACCTGATCTTGCCTTTGTACAGTTCCCCCAGATCTTCCAAGGCCTTAACAAGAATGATATCTATGCGTGTGAGGTAAAGCGCCTTTATACCATTAATCCAAGGGGAAAAGATGGTCTTGGAGGGCCTAATTATGTTGGCACCGCATGCTACTTCTCACGACGGTCTTTGCAAGGCACACCATCATCAACATCTCTGGCTCCAGGGGCCAATGATCCATTGTCTTCAGAGTCTGTACTGAGAAAAGCTCATGAAGTGGCTAGTTGCACTTATGAACCTGGCACAAAGTGGGGCTCATCG ATTGGCTTCCGTTATGGATCACTTTCAGAGGACTACCACACAGGTTATCATCTTCAGTGTGAAGGATGGAAATCTGTCTTCTGCTACCCTGCGAGGCCAGCATTCCTTggcgatgtgccaaagaatctaaATGATGTCCTTAGCCAACGCAAGAGATGGTGCGTTGGGCTGTTCGAGGTGGCCTTCTCAAAGTGTTGCCCCCTGACCTTCGGCACCGTAAAGGCTTCACTGCTAGTGGGTTTATGCTATGCACATGAAGCCTTTTGGGGTAGTTGGTGCATTCCGATAACAATATACGGTTTTCTTCCACAACTAGCTCTCATCTACGGCATCCCCTTGTTCCCAAAG GTCTCAGACCCATGGTTCTACTTGTATGCCTACCTCTTTTTCACTACCTATGGCCAAGACCTTCTTGAGTTTCTTGCAGCTGATGGAACAATGGGGAGGTGGTGGAGTGACCAGAGGATGTGGATGATCATAGGCCTCACATCTTATCTATTTGGAACAGTCCAATTTGTACTCAAGAAATTTGGCATATCTGCTCAAGGGTTCAATGTGACCAGCAAAGTCATGGAGGACGAACAGAGTAAGCGGTACGAGAAAGGGACCTTCGATTTCGGAGTAGAGTCACCTTTCTTCGTAGTGCTTGGAGCAGTGGCCATTGTAAACTTGAGCTCTTTGGTGTTAGGGATTGCAAGAGCTGCAACGATGGAGGGGGGGTTTGATGAACTCTTTGTGCAACTGTTCTTATCAGCATTTGTCACCGCCAACTGCTGGCCTATCTACGAGGCCATGTTTCTGAGAAGCGACGAGGGGAAGCTGCCCAGAAATGTTACAGTAATCTCACTGGTATTAGCAGGTTTCCTTCACTGCATCGGATATCTCATCTTCCACAATTGA
- the LOC103994326 gene encoding cellulose synthase-like protein G3: MRTRSSDRSFREGVQKMTAFHALQVSRHVLLNRAHMLLYSLAILALLRHRLSCLLSSSRFLPLLLAELVLALMWVGSQATRWRPVRRHEFPDRLLREVDPAAFPALDVFICTADPHREPPISVVSTALSAMAFDYPPDRLSIYVSDDGGSAVTLFALMEASRFARYWLPFCKENSLLDRSPEAYFRSNIGGESDKMKVMYESMKEMVERAMETGSVGNDVVFDAEDRELFRKWKGFARHDHPSVIQVLLQSSKDSDIMGNQLPNLIYVSREKHPSSHHHFKAGALNVLTRVSSAMSNAPVILTLDCDMYCNNPRAPLHALCYFLDPAVSANLAFVQFPQCFHGINENDIYASELKREFRITPRGMDGLRGPTYAGTGCFFSRRSLHGTGSPAHRGSSASESALQKAVEAAACSCELGTKWGSSIGFRYGSLVEDFYTGYRLHCEGWKSAFCDPARPAFLGDGPKNLNDVLSQCKRWCVGLYEVAFSRFNPLTFGITKASFSMGLIYAHYACWGTWCIPITVYGLLPPLALLYQTPLFPKVSDPWFFVYAYLFTAAYGQDLVLFLADGSTIRRWWSDQRMWMTRGVTSFLFATIQFGLNHIGISAPGFNVTSKVTEEEQIERYKRGVLDLGTQSPFFVVLGTVAVVNLISLAVGITRAATSEGFLDEQFAQLFLSGFVAANCWPIYEAMFLRSDGGRMPRSVTVISLTVAGLLLYMGYLVYHV; the protein is encoded by the exons ATGAGAACGCGCAGTTCGGACCGATCCTTTCGTGAAGGGGTACAGAAGATGACGGCGTTCCACGCTCTTCAAGTGAGCCGCCACGTCCTCCTCAACCGCGCCCATATGCTACTCTACTCCCTCGCCATCCTCGCCCTCCTCCGCCATCGCCTTTCCTGCCTTCTCTCCTCTTCCCgcttcctccccctcctcctcgccGAGCTGGTCCTCGCGCTCATGTGGGTCGGCTCCCAAGCCACCCGGTGGCGCCCCGTGCGTCGCCACGAGTTCCCCGACCGGCTGCTCCGGGAGGTCGACCCCGCGGCCTTCCCCGCGCTCGACGTATTCATCTGCACCGCCGACCCGCACCGGGAGCCGCCCATCAGCGTCGTCAGCACCGCCCTCTCCGCCATGGCCTTCGACTACCCACCCGACCGGCTCTCCATCTACGTGTCCGACGACGGCGGCTCCGCTGTCACGCTCTTCGCCCTCATGGAAGCCTCCAGGTTTGCCAGGTACTGGTTGCCCTTCTGCAAGGAGAACAGCCTGCTCGACAGATCGCCGGAGGCGTACTTCCGATCCAACATCGGTGGAGAGTCAGACAAAATGAAG GTGATGTACGAGAGCATGAAGGAGATGGTAGAGAGGGCAATGGAGACAGGTTCCGTGGGCAATGATGTAGTCTTTGATGCAGAAGACCGAGAGCTCTTCCGGAAGTGGAAGGGGTTCGCCCGCCATGACCACCCTTCCGTGATCCAG GTTCTACTCCAAAGCAGCAAAGATTCGGATATCATGGGAAACCAGTTGCCCAATCTGATCTACGTCTCCAGAGAGAAACACCCGTCTTCTCATCATCACTTCAAAGCTGGGGCTCTGAATGTCCTg ACGCGCGTGTCGAGCGCCATGAGCAACGCCCCGGTGATCCTGACCTTGGACTGCGACATGTACTGCAACAACCCTCGCGCTCCTCTCCACGCGCTCTGCTACTTTCTGGACCCTGCCGTCTCCGCCAACCTCGCCTTCGTCCAGTTCCCCCAGTGCTTCCATGGAATCAACGAGAACGACATCTACGCAAGCGAGTTGAAGCGTGAGTTCAGGATTACTCCCAGGGGAATGGATGGACTCCGGGGACCCACCTACGCCGGCACCGGCTGCTTCTTCTCGCGACGCTCTTTGCATGGCACCGGCTCGCCGGCTCACCGTGGCTCGTCGGCTTCGGAGTCCGCACTGCAGAAAGCCGTGGAAGCGGCTGCCTGCTCCTGCGAACTCGGCACCAAATGGGGATCCTCG ATTGGGTTCCGATACGGGTCGCTCGTGGAGGACTTCTACACGGGTTATCGGCTCCACTGCGAGGGATGGAAGTCCGCGTTCTGCGACCCGGCGAGGCCGGCGTTCCTCGGTGACGGGCCGAAGAATCTAAATGATGTCCTTAGCCAGTGCAAGAGATGGTGCGTGGGGCTCTACGAAGTGGCCTTCTCGAGGTTTAACCCCCTCACCTTCGGCATCACCAAGGCTTCGTTCTCGATGGGCTTAATCTATGCGCACTATGCATGTTGGGGCACTTGGTGCATCCCCATCACAGTATACGGCCTTCTTCCACCGCTAGCTCTCTTGTATCAGACGCCCCTCTTCCccaag GTCTCCGATCCATGGTTCTTCGTGTACGCCTACCTCTTCACCGCAGCCTATGGCCAAGACCTCGTCTTGTTCCTCGCAGATGGTTCGACCATCCGGAGGTGGTGGAGTGACCAGAGGATGTGGATGACCAGAGGCGTCACATCTTTTCTTTTCGCAACCATCCAGTTCGGGCTCAACCACATCGGCATATCTGCACCGGGGTTCAACGTGACAAGCAAAGTGACGGAGGAGGAGCAGATCGAGCGGTACAAGAGAGGGGTCCTCGACCTGGGAACGCAGTCGCCGTTCTTCGTGGTACTCGGAACCGTGGCCGTCGTCAACCTGATCTCCTTGGCGGTAGGGATCACGAGGGCTGCGACGTCGGAGGGGTTCCTCGACGAGCAGTTCGCGCAGCTGTTCCTGTCGGGCTTCGTCGCCGCCAACTGCTGGCCTATCTACGAGGCCATGTTTCTGAGAAGCGATGGAGGAAGGATGCCGAGGAGCGTCACCGTCATCTCCTTGACGGTAGCAGGTCTTCTTCTCTACATGGGGTATCTCGTCTACCACGTATGA
- the LOC135618734 gene encoding cellulose synthase-like protein G3, whose amino-acid sequence MTAKTFHALRVSSFVAFNRAHAFLYALAILALLRHRLACLISSPSLPLSALFLADLVLAVMWVASQVFRWRPVSRQEFPDRLLREVGSDGLPALDVFICTADPHKEPPISVVGTALSAMSFDYPTDRLSIYVSDDGGSAVTLFAFMEAARFARHWLPFCKQNGLLERSPDAYFRSNKGGDSEKMKMMYLTMKEKVETALDRGYVSNDLLSSGEDDELFERWKGFTRHDHPSVIQVLLEGSKDSDITGNALPNLIYVSREKRRTSHHHFKAGALNALLRVSSTMSNAPVILTLDCDTYCSDPRSPLRALCYLLDPALSSNLAFVQFPQRFYGINKNDIYGGEIKRLYTITARGKDGILGPSYFGSGCFISRRCLQGIPSSPSLAQEARVPSSSESVLRKAHEVAGCTYELGTKWGSVMGFRYGSLVEDYYTSFRLHCEGWRSVFCNPVRPAFLGDVPKSLNDVLGQCKRWCVGLLEVGFSRYSPLTFGTTNASLLAGLGYAYDAFWGIWCIPVTTYGLLPQLALICQTPLFPKVSDPWFYLYVYLFTAAYGQDLVEFLADDGTIGRWWSDQRMWMIKGVTAYLFGSIQFALKKIGISAAEFNVTSKVMEDEQCERYERGAFDLGVQSPFFVALGTVAVVNLSSLVVGIARAATTEGFLHEQFAQLFLSGFVAANCWPIYGAMFLRSDGGRMPRTITVISLTVAGLLLMGFLVFHV is encoded by the exons ATGACGGCGAAAACTTTCCACGCTCTGCGAGTGAGCTCCTTCGTTGCCTTCAACCGCGCCCATGCGTTCCTCTACGCCCTCGCCATCCTCGCCCTCCTCCGCCACCGCCTCGCCTGCCTCATCTCCTCCCCTTCCCTCCCCCTCTCCGCCCTCTTCCTCGCCGATCTGGTCCTCGCCGTCATGTGGGTCGCCTCCCAGGTCTTCCGGTGGCGCCCCGTGAGCCGCCAGGAGTTCCCCGACCGGCTTCTCCGGGAGGTCGGATCCGACGGCTTGCCGGCTCTCGACGTGTTCATCTGCACCGCTGACCCGCACAAGGAGCCGCCCATCAGCGTCGTGGGCACCGCTCTCTCGGCGATGTCCTTCGACTACCCCACCGACCGCCTCTCCATCTATGTGTCCGACGACGGCGGCTCCGCCGTCACTCTCTTCGCGTTCATGGAGGCGGCCAGGTTTGCCAGGCACTGGCTGCCCTTCTGCAAGCAGAACGGCCTCCTCGAGAGGTCACCGGACGCTTACTTCAGATCCAACAAGGGTGGAGACTCGGAGAAGATGAag ATGATGTATCTGACAATGAAAGAGAAAGTAGAAACGGCACTGGATAGAGGCTATGTGAGCAATGATCTGCTCTCCTCCGGAGAAGATGATGAGCTTTTCGAAAGGTGGAAAGGATTCACCCGCCATGACCATCCTTCTGTCATCCAG GTTTTGCTTGAGGGGAGTAAGGATTCAGACATCACCGGGAACGCATTGCCGAACCTCATCTATGTTTCCAGAGAGAAACGCCGAACCTCTCATCATCACTTCAAAGCAGGGGCTCTCAATGCTCTG TTGCGTGTGTCGAGCACCATGAGCAATGCCCCGGTGATCCTCACCTTGGACTGCGACACCTACTGCAGCGACCCCCGGTCTCCTCTCCGCGCGCTCTGCTACCTTCTTGACCCTGCCTTGTCCTCCAACCTTGCCTTCGTCCAGTTCCCGCAGCGCTTTTACGGGATCAACAAGAACGACATCTATGGAGGCGAGATAAAGCGGCTGTACACGATCACCGCGAGGGGAAAAGACGGGATCTTAGGACCCAGCTATTTCGGCTCCGGCTGCTTCATCTCGCGACGCTGTCTGCAGGGCATCCCTTCATCGCCATCGCTGGCTCAAGAAGCCCGTGTTCCATCGTCGTCGGAATCTGTTCTGAGAAAAGCTCATGAAGTGGCCGGTTGCACCTATGAGCTCGGCACGAAATGGGGCTCAGTG ATGGGCTTCCGCTACGGGTCGCTGGTTGAGGATTACTACACGAGCTTTCGCCTCCACTGTGAAGGATGGAGGAGTGTCTTCTGCAACCCCGTGAGGCCGGCATTCCTCGGCGACGTGCCGAAGAGCCTGAACGATGTGCTTGGGCAGTGCAAGAGATGGTGCGTGGGGCTCTTGGAGGTCGGCTTCTCGAGGTACAGCCCCCTCACCTTCGGTACCACCAACGCCTCCTTGCTTGCCGGCTTAGGCTACGCATATGATGCCTTTTGGGGCATTTGGTGCATTCCCGTCACGACGTACGGTCTTCTTCCACAACTGGCTCTCATCTGTCAGACGCCCCTCTTTCCCAAG GTCTCCGACCCATGGTTCTACTTGTACGTCTACCTCTTCACTGCAGCCTATGGCCAAGACCTCGTCGAGTTCCTTGCGGACGATGGGACCATCGGGAGGTGGTGGAGTGACCAGCGGATGTGGATGATCAAAGGCGTCACAGCTTATCTCTTCGGCTCCATCCAATTCGCGCTGAAGAAGATTGGGATATCAGCGGCCGAGTTCAACGTGACCAGCAAAGTGATGGAGGACGAGCAGTGTGAGCGGTACGAGAGGGGAGCCTTCGACCTCGGAGTGCAGTCGCCGTTCTTCGTGGCACTGGGCACCGTGGCCGTCGTGAACCTGAGCTCCTTGGTCGTAGGGATCGCGAGAGCTGCGACGACGGAGGGGTTCCTCCATGAACAGTTTGCGCAGCTGTTCTTGTCGGGATTCGTCGCCGCCAACTGCTGGCCGATCTACGGGGCCATGTTTCTGAGAAGCGATGGAGGGAGGATGCCGAGGACTATCACTGTTATCTCATTGACAGTCGCAGGTCTCCTCCTCATGGGATTTCTCGTCTTCCACGTCTGA
- the LOC103993788 gene encoding cellulose synthase-like protein G3 isoform X1 yields the protein MATHTAFHSAQVSRLVPFNRAHALLYSVAVLAALHRRLAALLAPATLLSISVSLPLLLADLVLAFMWLTYQALRWCPVRRRDFPDRLALSVDPKDFPAIDVFICTADPHREPPMSVASTALSVMAFDYPTDRISIYVSDDGGSEITLFAFMEASRFARYWLPFCKENGIVVRSPEAYFRSSNGGDSEKMKLQMMYQTMKEKVETALERGYVGNDLVSSQEEAEVFKRWKGLPSHDHPSMIQVLLDTSKDTDIMGNALPNVIYVSREKRPTSAHHFKAGALNVLTRVSSTMSNGPMILTLDCDTYSNDPRSPLRALCYFLDPALSPDLAFVQFPQIFQGLNKNDIYACEVKRLYTINPRGKDGLGGPNYVGTACYFSRRSLQGTPSSTSLAPGANDPLSSESVLRKAHEVASCTYEPGTKWGSSIGFRYGSLSEDYHTGYHLQCEGWKSVFCYPARPAFLGDVPKNLNDVLSQRKRWCVGLFEVAFSKCCPLTFGTVKASLLVGLCYAHEAFWGSWCIPITIYGFLPQLALIYGIPLFPKVSDPWFYLYAYLFFTTYGQDLLEFLAADGTMGRWWSDQRMWMIIGLTSYLFGTVQFVLKKFGISAQGFNVTSKVMEDEQSKRYEKGTFDFGVESPFFVVLGAVAIVNLSSLVLGIARAATMEGGFDELFVQLFLSAFVTANCWPIYEAMFLRSDEGKLPRNVTVISLVLAGFLHCIGYLIFHN from the exons ATGGCGACGCACACCGCATTCCACAGTGCACAAGTGAGCCGCCTCGTCCCCTTCAACCGTGCCCACGCGCTCCTCTACTCCGTCGCCGTCCTCGCCGCCCTCCACCGCCGCCTCGCGGCCCTCCTTGCCCCCGCGACCCTCCTCTCCATCTCCGtctccctccccctcctcctcgccGACCTCGTCCTCGCCTTCATGTGGCTCACCTACCAGGCCCTCCGGTGGTGCCCGGTGCGCCGCCGGGATTTCCCCGACCGACTCGCGCTGTCGGTCGACCCCAAGGACTTCCCCGCGATCGACGTGTTCATCTGCACCGCCGATCCCCACAGGGAGCCGCCGATGAGCGTCGCCAGCACCGCGCTGTCGGTGATGGCCTTCGACTACCCAACCGACCGGATCTCGATCTATGTGTCGGACGATGGCGGCTCGGAGATCACGCTCTTCGCCTTCATGGAAGCCTCGAGGTTCGCCAGGTACTGGTTGCCCTTCTGCAAGGAGAATGGGATCGTCGTGAGGTCGCCGGAGGCTTACTTCAGATCCAGCAATGGCGGAGACTCAGAGAAGATGAAG CTGCAGATGATGTACCAAACTATGAAGGAGAAAGTGGAGACTGCTCTGGAGAGAGGTTATGTGGGCAATGATCTGGTCTCCTCCCAAGAAGAAGCTGAAGTATTCAAGAGATGGAAAGGGCTTCCCAGCCATGACCACCCATCCATGATCCAG GTTTTACTCGACACCAGCAAGGATACAGATATTATGGGCAATGCATTGCCAAACGTTATCTATGTCTCCAGGGAGAAACGTCCAACATCCGCTCATCACTTCAAGGCTGGAGCCCTCAATGTTTTG ACACGTGTATCGAGCACCATGAGCAATGGCCCGATGATCCTCACATTGGACTGTGACACATACTCTAATGACCCTCGGTCTCCTCTCCGTGCACTCTGCTACTTTCTTGACCCTGCCTTGTCACCTGATCTTGCCTTTGTACAGTTCCCCCAGATCTTCCAAGGCCTTAACAAGAATGATATCTATGCGTGTGAGGTAAAGCGCCTTTATACCATTAATCCAAGGGGAAAAGATGGTCTTGGAGGGCCTAATTATGTTGGCACCGCATGCTACTTCTCACGACGGTCTTTGCAAGGCACACCATCATCAACATCTCTGGCTCCAGGGGCCAATGATCCATTGTCTTCAGAGTCTGTACTGAGAAAAGCTCATGAAGTGGCTAGTTGCACTTATGAACCTGGCACAAAGTGGGGCTCATCG ATTGGCTTCCGTTATGGATCACTTTCAGAGGACTACCACACAGGTTATCATCTTCAGTGTGAAGGATGGAAATCTGTCTTCTGCTACCCTGCGAGGCCAGCATTCCTTggcgatgtgccaaagaatctaaATGATGTCCTTAGCCAACGCAAGAGATGGTGCGTTGGGCTGTTCGAGGTGGCCTTCTCAAAGTGTTGCCCCCTGACCTTCGGCACCGTAAAGGCTTCACTGCTAGTGGGTTTATGCTATGCACATGAAGCCTTTTGGGGTAGTTGGTGCATTCCGATAACAATATACGGTTTTCTTCCACAACTAGCTCTCATCTACGGCATCCCCTTGTTCCCAAAG GTCTCAGACCCATGGTTCTACTTGTATGCCTACCTCTTTTTCACTACCTATGGCCAAGACCTTCTTGAGTTTCTTGCAGCTGATGGAACAATGGGGAGGTGGTGGAGTGACCAGAGGATGTGGATGATCATAGGCCTCACATCTTATCTATTTGGAACAGTCCAATTTGTACTCAAGAAATTTGGCATATCTGCTCAAGGGTTCAATGTGACCAGCAAAGTCATGGAGGACGAACAGAGTAAGCGGTACGAGAAAGGGACCTTCGATTTCGGAGTAGAGTCACCTTTCTTCGTAGTGCTTGGAGCAGTGGCCATTGTAAACTTGAGCTCTTTGGTGTTAGGGATTGCAAGAGCTGCAACGATGGAGGGGGGGTTTGATGAACTCTTTGTGCAACTGTTCTTATCAGCATTTGTCACCGCCAACTGCTGGCCTATCTACGAGGCCATGTTTCTGAGAAGCGACGAGGGGAAGCTGCCCAGAAATGTTACAGTAATCTCACTGGTATTAGCAGGTTTCCTTCACTGCATCGGATATCTCATCTTCCACAATTGA